The following coding sequences are from one Comamonas koreensis window:
- a CDS encoding alpha/beta hydrolase, translating into MSSLPARQGHGIQLSFYDFGATTFFASQFDQRFSYCLYVPKNYSESEDKLYDLAVIVHGTGRTASQYRDRFADFADRNDCIVLAPLFPAGIGVAGDLANYKRILFHGIRYDQVLLSMVDEVAAKYRVRSQRFLMYGFSGGGQFCQRFFLLHPERLQAVSIGAPGVVTLLNTDYDWWVGVRDIEQRFGRTLNLAAMREVAVQTIIGTADTATWEITIPRDSALWMDGAQLQGDNRIERITALADSFAAHGIRVQRDTMPGIAHEPFKVIEPVEAFLQQCLRTPQAASV; encoded by the coding sequence ATGTCATCCCTTCCCGCCCGCCAGGGCCACGGCATCCAACTGAGCTTTTACGACTTTGGCGCCACCACCTTTTTTGCCAGCCAGTTCGACCAGCGCTTCAGCTACTGCCTCTACGTGCCCAAGAACTACAGCGAAAGCGAGGACAAGCTCTATGACCTGGCGGTGATCGTGCACGGCACGGGCCGCACCGCCAGCCAGTACCGCGACCGCTTTGCCGACTTTGCCGACCGCAATGACTGCATCGTGCTGGCGCCGCTTTTCCCCGCCGGCATTGGCGTGGCGGGCGATCTGGCCAACTACAAGCGCATTCTTTTCCATGGCATCCGCTATGACCAGGTGCTGCTGTCCATGGTCGATGAGGTGGCGGCCAAGTACCGCGTGCGCAGCCAGCGCTTTTTGATGTATGGCTTCTCGGGCGGCGGCCAGTTCTGCCAGCGCTTTTTTCTGCTGCACCCCGAGCGCCTGCAGGCCGTCTCGATTGGCGCGCCGGGCGTGGTCACCCTGCTCAACACAGACTACGACTGGTGGGTGGGCGTGCGCGATATCGAGCAGCGCTTTGGCCGCACGCTCAACCTGGCCGCGATGCGCGAGGTAGCCGTGCAGACCATCATCGGCACGGCCGACACCGCCACCTGGGAGATCACCATTCCGCGCGACAGCGCGCTGTGGATGGATGGCGCCCAGCTGCAGGGCGACAACCGCATCGAGCGCATCACCGCGCTGGCCGACAGCTTTGCCGCGCATGGCATCCGCGTGCAGCGCGACACCATGCCCGGCATTGCGCACGAGCCCTTCAAGGTCATCGAGCCGGTCGAGGCCTTCTTGCAGCAGTGCCTGCGCACGCCGCAAGCTGCCTCGGTGTAA
- a CDS encoding dipeptide ABC transporter ATP-binding protein, with translation MTPSPTLLQIQNLSLSAGAGKLVVRNASLQLAAGEIVGIVGESGSGKTMLSRAVMRLTPHAISRSAGDILLDGQSLYAMNERQLRAVRGPRVAMVFQEPMTSLTPTLSIGEQLLEGLRMHLPQAREEHMPRIHAMLERVGLRDTQRILSAFPHEFSGGMRQRIMIASAMLLRPALLIADEPTTALDAVVQREVMEMMLELTRENGTAVLLISHDLPMVARYADRMVVMKQGDIVETGPTAQVLAAPAHDYTRQLLRTLPQRRAPRQIDRTAPLMSARDLVLEFGGRQRWFRKGAPARVLKGISLDIFPGEVVAVVGESGSGKTTLGMILSGLLQPTSGSLRYKGQPLLPGSPGFKDYRYNCQMVFQDPYSSLDPRMTVQALVAEALRMAEGLSASDKRERVQQALADVGLGGDFATRYPHELSGGQRQRVAIARVLVRRPALMIADEAVSALDVTVRAQVLDLLAELQQRYGFSCLFISHDLGVVEQIADRVIVVQGGVIAEQGTRDAVFDEPQNPYTRQLLDAIPMLQATPDGGVHLRWRNAQSRAATAADSAAYPA, from the coding sequence ATGACCCCATCCCCTACCCTGCTGCAGATCCAGAATCTGAGCCTCTCGGCCGGCGCCGGCAAACTGGTGGTGCGCAATGCATCCTTGCAGCTGGCCGCTGGCGAGATTGTCGGCATTGTCGGTGAATCGGGCTCGGGCAAGACCATGCTCAGCCGCGCCGTGATGCGGCTCACGCCCCATGCCATCAGCCGCAGCGCGGGCGACATCCTGCTGGACGGCCAGTCGCTCTATGCGATGAACGAGCGCCAGCTGCGCGCTGTGCGCGGCCCGCGCGTGGCCATGGTGTTCCAGGAGCCGATGACCTCGCTCACGCCCACCCTGAGCATTGGCGAGCAGCTGCTCGAAGGCCTGCGCATGCACCTGCCCCAGGCGCGCGAAGAGCACATGCCGCGCATCCACGCGATGCTCGAGCGCGTGGGCCTGCGCGATACCCAGCGCATCCTGAGCGCGTTTCCGCATGAGTTCTCGGGCGGCATGCGCCAGCGCATCATGATCGCCTCGGCCATGCTGCTGCGCCCGGCGCTGCTGATTGCCGACGAGCCCACCACCGCGCTCGACGCCGTGGTGCAGCGCGAGGTGATGGAGATGATGCTGGAGCTGACGCGCGAGAACGGCACCGCCGTGCTGCTGATCAGCCATGACCTGCCGATGGTGGCCCGCTACGCGGACCGCATGGTGGTGATGAAGCAGGGCGACATTGTGGAGACCGGCCCCACCGCCCAGGTGCTGGCCGCCCCTGCGCATGACTACACGCGCCAGCTGCTGCGCACCCTGCCCCAGCGCCGCGCACCGCGCCAGATCGACCGCACGGCCCCGCTGATGTCGGCCCGCGACCTGGTGCTGGAGTTTGGCGGCCGCCAGCGCTGGTTCCGCAAGGGGGCACCGGCGCGCGTGCTCAAGGGCATCAGCCTGGATATCTTCCCCGGCGAGGTGGTGGCCGTGGTCGGCGAATCGGGCTCGGGCAAGACGACGCTGGGCATGATCCTGTCGGGCCTGCTGCAGCCCACCAGCGGCAGCCTGCGCTACAAGGGCCAGCCCTTGCTGCCGGGCAGCCCGGGCTTCAAGGACTACCGCTACAACTGCCAGATGGTCTTCCAGGACCCCTACTCATCGCTCGACCCGCGCATGACGGTGCAGGCCCTGGTGGCCGAGGCGCTGCGCATGGCCGAGGGCCTGAGCGCCAGCGACAAGCGCGAGCGCGTCCAGCAGGCGCTGGCCGATGTGGGGCTGGGCGGCGATTTTGCGACACGCTACCCGCATGAGCTCTCGGGCGGCCAACGCCAGCGCGTGGCCATTGCCCGGGTGCTGGTGCGGCGCCCCGCGCTGATGATTGCCGACGAGGCGGTCTCTGCGCTCGATGTGACGGTGCGCGCCCAGGTGCTGGACCTGCTGGCCGAGCTGCAGCAGCGCTATGGCTTCTCGTGCCTGTTCATCAGCCACGACCTGGGCGTGGTCGAGCAGATTGCCGACCGGGTCATCGTCGTGCAAGGCGGGGTGATTGCCGAGCAGGGCACGCGCGACGCCGTGTTTGACGAGCCGCAGAACCCCTATACACGCCAGCTGCTCGATGCCATCCCGATGCTGCAGGCGACGCCCGATGGCGGCGTGCACCTGCGCTGGCGCAATGCCCAGAGCCGGGCCGCCACCGCTGCAGACAGCGCCGCCTACCCTGCCTAA
- a CDS encoding ABC transporter permease — MNRRSLSFWLGAGLVSVVVVVALLATFWTPYDPLKLNFKTRLAAPGWQHWMGTDELGRDVLSRLMRGTATSIRISLSTVFLATFFGVLIGALSGYLRGWPDRILMAINDALLAFPGLLMALGLLAVFGASTSGIIIALALAYASSVVRVVRGTVLGLRERDFVRASRVMGNSETYTLLRHVLPNCIAPVIVMATSMCGWIILAESSLSFLGLGVAPPAPTWGNMLAGSRSYVSQAAWLAIFPGLAISLALLGINLLGDALRDRLDPRMRRRV, encoded by the coding sequence ATGAACCGCCGCTCCCTCTCCTTCTGGCTGGGCGCTGGCCTGGTCTCCGTGGTGGTCGTCGTGGCCTTGCTGGCCACGTTCTGGACGCCGTATGACCCGCTCAAGCTCAACTTCAAGACCCGCCTGGCAGCGCCCGGCTGGCAGCACTGGATGGGCACCGACGAGCTGGGCCGCGATGTGCTCAGCCGCCTGATGCGCGGCACGGCCACCAGCATCCGCATCAGCCTCAGCACCGTGTTTCTGGCCACCTTCTTTGGTGTGCTGATTGGCGCGCTCAGCGGCTACCTGCGCGGCTGGCCCGACCGCATCCTGATGGCCATCAACGATGCGCTGCTGGCCTTCCCCGGCCTGTTGATGGCGCTGGGCCTGCTGGCGGTGTTTGGCGCCAGCACCAGCGGCATCATCATCGCGCTGGCACTGGCCTATGCGTCATCGGTGGTGCGGGTGGTGCGCGGCACGGTGCTGGGCCTGCGCGAGCGTGATTTTGTGCGTGCCTCGCGCGTCATGGGCAACTCCGAGACCTACACCTTGCTGCGCCATGTGCTACCCAACTGCATTGCACCGGTGATCGTCATGGCCACCTCGATGTGCGGCTGGATCATCCTGGCCGAGAGCTCGCTGAGCTTTCTGGGCCTGGGCGTGGCGCCACCGGCACCCACCTGGGGCAACATGCTGGCGGGCAGCCGCTCCTATGTCAGCCAGGCGGCCTGGCTGGCGATTTTCCCAGGGCTGGCGATCTCGCTGGCACTGCTGGGCATCAACCTGCTCGGCGACGCCCTGCGCGACCGGCTCGACCCACGCATGCGGAGGCGCGTATGA
- a CDS encoding ABC transporter permease: MWKFAATRIGMAIPTLVIVALAVFILVRLIPGDPAALMLGDSADAASLAALREQLGLNASLPTQFLVWSGHVLQGDLGQSISNRQPVAALIWERFAVSAQIVLPAVLLATLVAVPLGMLAAWRQGRLTDLALVATATLLLSLPAFWMGLLLLMFFALKLGWFPVVGFVAFGENPQQALLYLVLPITTLLLHEIGVILRMTRASTLEVLHLDYITHARAKGLSEMTVMLRHAFKSAFGPTWTLLGLILGNLLAGVAVIETVFTIPGLGRLLVDAIFARDYPLIQGCLLFIASIYVLVNLFVDLLYPIFDPRVAAS, from the coding sequence ATGTGGAAATTCGCTGCCACCCGCATCGGCATGGCGATTCCGACCTTGGTGATCGTGGCACTGGCCGTCTTCATTCTGGTGCGCCTGATCCCCGGTGACCCGGCAGCGCTGATGCTGGGTGACTCGGCCGATGCCGCATCGCTGGCGGCGCTGCGCGAGCAGCTGGGCCTCAACGCCAGCCTGCCCACGCAGTTCCTGGTCTGGTCCGGCCATGTGCTGCAGGGCGACCTGGGCCAGTCCATCTCCAACCGCCAACCGGTTGCCGCGCTGATCTGGGAGCGCTTTGCCGTCAGCGCCCAGATCGTGCTGCCTGCCGTGCTGCTGGCTACGCTGGTCGCCGTGCCGCTGGGCATGCTGGCCGCCTGGCGCCAGGGCCGCCTCACCGACCTGGCGCTGGTCGCCACCGCCACCTTGCTGCTGTCGCTGCCAGCCTTTTGGATGGGGCTGCTGCTCTTGATGTTCTTCGCGCTCAAGCTGGGCTGGTTTCCGGTGGTCGGCTTTGTCGCCTTTGGCGAGAACCCGCAGCAGGCGCTGCTCTACCTGGTGCTGCCCATCACCACCTTGCTGCTCCATGAGATCGGTGTGATCCTGCGCATGACCCGCGCTTCCACGCTGGAGGTGCTGCACCTGGACTACATCACCCATGCCCGCGCCAAGGGCCTGAGCGAGATGACGGTGATGCTGCGCCATGCCTTCAAAAGCGCCTTTGGCCCGACCTGGACCCTGCTGGGCCTGATTCTGGGCAACCTGCTCGCCGGGGTGGCGGTGATCGAGACCGTGTTCACCATTCCCGGTCTGGGCCGTCTGCTGGTCGATGCGATTTTTGCCCGCGACTACCCGCTGATCCAGGGCTGCCTGCTCTTCATCGCCAGCATCTATGTCCTGGTGAATCTCTTTGTGGACCTGCTCTACCCCATCTTTGACCCCAGGGTGGCCGCATCATGA
- a CDS encoding C45 family autoproteolytic acyltransferase/hydolase — MSPFPLVTLSGAPQARGRQYGAALKDRIARSAALYGGALEKYGISAAHKAALIAEYAQKIAAFDENYLEEMRGIAEGSGVALDDIVMINARTEVVALARAQSTKPVDDELDDGCTGAMLLPERSASGNLIHGQNWDWRAECAETGVVLRVRQDHGPDYLTFVEAGGLARSGLNAAGISITANYLECERDYTKLGIPLGLIRRKVLEQEHFALAAKAVATTPKSCSNNIMVASAAGFGIDFECAPDEAFPLYPEDGMIVHANHWVSPVALAKLRDTGIPHVPESFYRDWRVRKILQEQGRLLTRESLKKALFDDFLSPYAVCRPPRPADGGNLTATVAMIVMEPALGIMEIAPLPAINRQFTTYRLHGDGAAEPSAAAAAALEH, encoded by the coding sequence ATGTCGCCGTTTCCACTCGTCACGCTGTCTGGCGCCCCGCAAGCCCGTGGGCGCCAGTATGGCGCGGCGCTCAAAGACCGCATTGCCCGCAGCGCAGCCCTCTACGGCGGCGCGCTGGAGAAGTACGGCATCAGTGCCGCACACAAGGCCGCGCTGATCGCCGAGTACGCCCAGAAGATCGCCGCCTTTGACGAGAACTACCTCGAAGAAATGCGCGGCATTGCCGAAGGATCGGGCGTTGCGCTCGACGACATCGTGATGATCAATGCCCGCACCGAGGTGGTGGCCCTGGCGCGCGCCCAGTCCACCAAGCCCGTCGATGACGAGCTGGACGACGGCTGCACCGGCGCCATGCTGCTGCCCGAGCGCAGCGCCTCGGGCAACCTGATCCATGGCCAGAACTGGGACTGGCGCGCCGAATGCGCCGAGACCGGCGTGGTGCTGCGCGTGCGCCAGGACCATGGCCCCGACTACCTGACCTTTGTCGAAGCCGGCGGCCTGGCCCGCAGCGGCCTCAACGCCGCAGGCATCTCGATCACCGCCAACTACCTCGAATGCGAGCGCGACTACACCAAGCTGGGCATTCCGCTGGGCCTGATCCGCCGCAAGGTGCTGGAGCAGGAACACTTTGCGCTGGCCGCCAAGGCGGTGGCCACCACGCCCAAGTCCTGCTCCAACAACATCATGGTGGCATCGGCCGCGGGCTTTGGCATTGACTTTGAATGCGCGCCCGACGAGGCCTTCCCGCTCTACCCCGAGGACGGCATGATCGTGCACGCCAACCACTGGGTCAGCCCGGTGGCGCTGGCCAAGCTGCGGGACACCGGCATCCCCCATGTGCCCGAGAGCTTTTACCGCGACTGGCGGGTGCGCAAGATCCTGCAGGAGCAAGGCCGCCTGCTGACGCGCGAATCGCTGAAGAAGGCGCTGTTTGACGACTTCCTCTCGCCGTATGCGGTATGCCGCCCACCGCGCCCCGCCGATGGGGGCAACCTGACCGCCACCGTCGCGATGATCGTCATGGAGCCGGCGCTGGGCATCATGGAGATCGCGCCGCTGCCGGCCATCAACCGCCAGTTCACCACCTACCGCCTGCATGGCGATGGCGCGGCTGAACCTTCTGCCGCCGCCGCTGCGGCGCTGGAGCACTGA
- a CDS encoding GntR family transcriptional regulator, with the protein MKQSLSSLQIDVARQLTALMHGGRWRVGDRISDLHLADELKVSRTPVRQALMLLTAQGLVAYHPGRGFRVERVPDGDDALEQLVPPSEAEALYSQIMNHRASGQLAGEVSEAQLVELFGVTRGAVRRVLMRFAAEGLTERLPGHGWRFTESLDNPQAVHESYDFRLIVECGALKMADFAPDPEQLQQLFREQSDILQMPVEQLRQDVWFKANANFHETLVSWSRNRFLIESVRRQNSLRKISEFAHFSHLSEQHIRQACTDHLGILKALKEGDADYAAALLRRHISRSAEI; encoded by the coding sequence TTGAAGCAATCGCTGAGTTCTTTGCAGATCGACGTCGCGCGCCAGCTGACGGCGCTGATGCATGGCGGCCGCTGGCGCGTGGGCGACCGCATCTCCGACCTGCACCTGGCCGATGAGCTCAAGGTCTCGCGCACGCCGGTGCGCCAGGCGCTGATGCTGCTGACGGCCCAGGGCCTGGTGGCCTACCACCCGGGCCGGGGTTTTCGGGTCGAACGCGTTCCCGATGGCGACGATGCGCTGGAACAGCTGGTGCCCCCTTCTGAGGCCGAGGCGCTGTACAGCCAGATCATGAACCACCGCGCCAGCGGCCAGCTGGCCGGCGAAGTCTCCGAGGCGCAGCTGGTGGAGCTGTTTGGCGTGACCCGGGGCGCCGTGCGCCGCGTGCTGATGCGCTTTGCCGCCGAGGGCCTGACCGAGCGCCTGCCCGGCCATGGCTGGCGTTTTACCGAGAGCCTGGACAACCCCCAGGCCGTGCATGAGAGCTATGATTTTCGGCTCATCGTCGAGTGCGGCGCACTCAAGATGGCGGACTTTGCGCCCGATCCCGAGCAGCTGCAGCAGCTGTTCCGCGAGCAGTCAGATATCTTGCAGATGCCCGTTGAGCAGCTGCGCCAGGATGTGTGGTTCAAGGCCAATGCGAATTTCCACGAAACCCTGGTGTCCTGGTCGCGCAACCGCTTTTTGATCGAGTCGGTGCGCCGGCAGAACTCGCTGCGCAAGATCTCGGAGTTTGCGCATTTCAGCCATTTGAGCGAGCAGCACATCCGCCAGGCCTGCACCGACCACCTGGGCATTCTCAAGGCGCTCAAGGAAGGCGATGCCGACTATGCCGCGGCGCTGCTGCGCCGGCATATTTCGCGCTCGGCGGAGATCTAA
- a CDS encoding siderophore-interacting protein produces the protein MPSTLQVLSLASPSAGYRRIRFAGAQLAPFCQHDNIHCRLVFPSPQRDGASSTRVYTVRAFDADAQWLEIDFLLHADAGPGACRAQQAQVGDCVEILKPGGRTARIADWMVLAGDDSALPALARIAERLPASTRGHVVCEIADPQDAIDIRLPPGMQWHWLYRAGAAAGTGEQLQRAVQALDWSAAQAIEGASRFLWVGAEFATAQALRAWAVDSLGLGKQEQLIVAYWRRGMSENELRAPKADLEKT, from the coding sequence ATGCCTTCGACTCTCCAGGTTCTCTCCCTCGCCTCCCCCTCTGCCGGCTACCGCCGCATCCGCTTTGCCGGCGCGCAGCTGGCGCCTTTTTGCCAGCACGACAACATCCACTGCCGCCTGGTGTTTCCATCGCCGCAACGCGACGGCGCCAGCAGCACACGCGTCTACACCGTCCGCGCCTTCGATGCCGATGCGCAATGGCTGGAGATCGATTTCTTGCTGCATGCCGATGCCGGCCCGGGCGCCTGCAGGGCCCAGCAGGCGCAGGTCGGCGACTGTGTCGAGATCCTCAAACCCGGTGGCCGCACGGCCCGCATTGCCGACTGGATGGTGCTCGCTGGTGACGACAGCGCGCTGCCCGCACTGGCCCGCATCGCAGAGCGGCTGCCTGCCAGCACGCGCGGCCATGTGGTTTGCGAGATAGCCGACCCGCAGGACGCGATCGACATACGCCTGCCACCCGGCATGCAGTGGCATTGGCTGTACCGCGCAGGCGCAGCTGCAGGCACCGGCGAGCAGCTGCAGCGGGCGGTGCAAGCACTGGATTGGAGCGCCGCACAAGCCATTGAAGGCGCCAGCCGCTTTTTATGGGTAGGCGCCGAGTTTGCCACCGCGCAGGCGCTGCGCGCCTGGGCAGTGGACAGCCTGGGGCTGGGCAAGCAGGAGCAGCTGATCGTGGCCTACTGGCGCCGGGGTATGAGCGAGAACGAGCTGCGCGCGCCCAAGGCGGACCTGGAAAAAACCTAG
- a CDS encoding 2-hydroxyacid dehydrogenase, with the protein MSSNRHQILVFRELPEDQLARLQAAHDVTVANPRIAAQRDAFFAALPQAQALIGSSYPITDALLDEAPQLRVISSISVGVDNYPLASLRERGIALCHTPGVLTETTADTIFALLMATSRRIPELAMYVRSGQWQRNIGEELFGWDVHGKTLGILGMGRIGMALARRAALGFGMRVLYNNRSVVPESELGTLAGQVHYVARDALLREADFVVSVVPSTPETKHLLGADAFAMMKPSAIVINGSRGAIVDEAALLHALDTDQIRAAGLDVFATEPLPVESPLRTHAKVVALPHIGSATHETRHAMAEMATSNLLQVLAGEKPAGGFDLSQA; encoded by the coding sequence ATGAGCAGCAACCGCCACCAGATTTTGGTTTTTCGTGAACTGCCCGAGGACCAACTGGCCCGCCTGCAAGCCGCGCATGACGTGACCGTGGCCAACCCGCGCATCGCAGCGCAGCGCGATGCGTTTTTTGCAGCGCTGCCCCAGGCCCAGGCACTGATCGGCTCGAGCTACCCGATCACCGATGCGCTGCTCGATGAAGCACCGCAGCTGCGGGTGATCTCCAGCATCTCGGTGGGGGTGGACAACTACCCGCTGGCATCGCTGCGCGAGCGCGGCATTGCGCTGTGCCACACGCCTGGCGTGCTGACGGAGACGACGGCCGACACCATCTTTGCGCTGCTGATGGCCACCAGCCGCCGCATTCCGGAGCTGGCGATGTATGTGCGCTCGGGCCAATGGCAGCGCAATATTGGCGAAGAGCTGTTTGGCTGGGATGTGCATGGCAAGACGCTGGGCATTCTGGGCATGGGCCGCATCGGCATGGCGCTCGCCCGGCGCGCGGCGCTGGGCTTTGGCATGCGCGTGCTCTACAACAACCGCAGCGTGGTGCCCGAGAGCGAATTGGGCACGCTGGCCGGCCAGGTGCATTATGTGGCGCGCGATGCGCTGCTGCGCGAGGCAGATTTTGTCGTCTCCGTGGTGCCATCGACCCCCGAGACCAAGCACCTGCTGGGGGCTGACGCCTTTGCGATGATGAAGCCCAGCGCCATCGTCATCAACGGCTCGCGCGGCGCGATCGTCGATGAGGCCGCCTTGCTGCATGCGCTCGATACCGACCAGATCCGCGCAGCCGGCCTGGATGTGTTTGCCACCGAACCGCTGCCGGTCGAATCGCCCCTGCGCACCCATGCCAAGGTGGTGGCGCTGCCGCATATCGGATCGGCCACGCACGAGACGCGCCACGCGATGGCCGAGATGGCGACCAGCAACCTACTGCAGGTGCTGGCGGGTGAGAAGCCTGCAGGCGGGTTTGATCTGAGCCAGGCCTGA
- a CDS encoding sugar kinase has product MTTKTFDVATFGEAMMLLIADRAGPLENAEFFTKRIAGAEINVATGMARLGFNTHWASRLGADSMARYLINQMKSEGVHCEHVVLDPAQKTGFQIKGRSDDGSDPQVEYHRKGSAASLMTPADIDEPWLASARHLHATGVFAAISQTSLATAQRTLQIARAAGSTISFDPNLRPTLWQDEATMRREINALAAGADWVFPGLAEGELLTGHKTPEAVARFYRDQGASLVVVKLGEAGAYYDDAQAGTGYVAGCPVEKVVDTVGAGDAFAVGVISGLLDGRSVADAVKRGCWIGALQVQVLGDSEGLPTREALTAAGY; this is encoded by the coding sequence ATGACCACCAAGACCTTTGATGTCGCCACCTTTGGCGAAGCGATGATGCTGCTGATTGCCGACCGCGCCGGCCCGCTGGAGAACGCTGAGTTCTTTACCAAGCGCATTGCAGGCGCCGAGATCAATGTGGCCACCGGCATGGCACGCCTGGGCTTCAACACCCACTGGGCCAGCCGCCTGGGTGCCGATTCGATGGCGCGCTACCTCATCAACCAGATGAAGAGCGAAGGCGTGCACTGCGAGCATGTGGTGCTGGACCCGGCGCAAAAGACCGGCTTCCAGATCAAGGGCCGCAGCGATGACGGCAGCGACCCACAGGTGGAATACCACCGCAAGGGCTCGGCCGCCAGCCTGATGACCCCGGCCGACATCGATGAGCCCTGGTTGGCCTCGGCCCGCCACCTGCACGCCACCGGCGTGTTTGCCGCGATCTCGCAGACCAGCCTGGCCACTGCCCAGCGCACGCTGCAAATCGCCCGCGCAGCGGGCAGCACCATCTCCTTTGACCCCAACCTGCGCCCCACCCTGTGGCAGGACGAGGCCACGATGCGCCGCGAGATCAATGCGCTGGCTGCCGGCGCGGACTGGGTCTTCCCCGGCCTGGCCGAAGGCGAGCTGCTGACCGGCCACAAAACGCCTGAAGCGGTGGCCCGGTTCTACCGCGACCAGGGCGCAAGCCTGGTCGTCGTCAAGCTGGGCGAAGCAGGTGCCTACTACGATGACGCCCAGGCCGGTACCGGCTATGTGGCCGGCTGCCCGGTCGAGAAGGTGGTGGACACCGTGGGCGCCGGCGACGCGTTTGCGGTGGGCGTTATCAGCGGCCTGCTCGACGGCCGCTCGGTGGCCGATGCCGTCAAGCGCGGCTGCTGGATTGGCGCGCTGCAGGTGCAGGTGCTGGGCGACTCCGAAGGCTTGCCGACCCGCGAAGCTTTGACCGCCGCCGGCTATTGA
- a CDS encoding sugar phosphate isomerase/epimerase family protein, whose amino-acid sequence MALSLQNAGSPALISLTSFGNAEVRRHGQLYFARLSHRAGANGYEVREELLLNAAQELPALAAYGRAHQLDLVYSCPQPLFAMDGSLNTAAVQHAIAASHTLGATWLKMSIGGFASQSVAHSAQGFAALKIAIDGAGLTLLIENDQTTAAGTVQALQRFFAAADAAGLSLPMTFDMGNWHYLGECALQAAQLFGSRVAYVHAKGVQRLPAKWVAVPLAESAAAWRAILRALPSDAPRAIEYPLIGDDLVAVTQQELAVLRDATALQAKAS is encoded by the coding sequence ATGGCCTTGTCTTTGCAAAACGCGGGCTCGCCCGCGCTGATCTCCCTCACCTCCTTTGGCAATGCCGAAGTGCGCCGCCACGGCCAGCTCTACTTTGCCCGGCTCTCGCACCGCGCAGGCGCCAACGGCTATGAAGTGCGCGAAGAGCTGCTGCTGAATGCCGCCCAGGAACTGCCCGCGCTGGCCGCCTATGGCCGCGCGCACCAGCTGGACCTGGTCTACTCCTGCCCCCAGCCGCTGTTTGCGATGGACGGCAGCCTGAACACCGCCGCCGTGCAACACGCGATAGCCGCCAGCCATACCTTGGGCGCCACCTGGCTCAAGATGTCGATCGGCGGCTTTGCCAGCCAATCGGTCGCACATTCGGCCCAGGGCTTTGCGGCGCTCAAGATCGCCATCGATGGCGCGGGCCTCACCTTGCTGATCGAGAACGACCAGACCACGGCCGCCGGCACCGTGCAGGCACTGCAGCGCTTCTTTGCCGCTGCCGATGCCGCTGGCCTGAGCTTGCCGATGACCTTTGACATGGGCAACTGGCACTACCTGGGCGAATGCGCACTGCAAGCGGCCCAGCTGTTTGGCAGCCGCGTGGCCTATGTGCATGCCAAGGGCGTGCAACGCCTGCCCGCCAAATGGGTGGCCGTGCCGCTGGCCGAATCGGCAGCGGCCTGGCGCGCCATTTTGCGCGCGCTGCCCAGCGATGCACCCCGCGCCATCGAGTACCCGCTGATCGGCGACGACCTGGTCGCCGTCACCCAGCAGGAGCTGGCCGTGCTGCGCGACGCCACGGCACTGCAGGCCAAGGCCTCCTGA
- a CDS encoding amino acid ABC transporter ATP-binding protein produces MTTPSQAPIIRLQGVEKWYGNFQVLTDINLDVRAGERIVICGPSGSGKSTMIRCINRLEAIQKGQITVDGTDLTGDSKAIDTIRKEVGMVFQQFNLFPHLTIVENCMLAPMRSRGLSKAEAQERAMHYLTRVRIPDQADKYPSQLSGGQQQRVAIARALCMAPKIMLFDEPTSALDPEMVKEVLDTMIGLAEDGMTMLCVTHEMGFARSVADRVIFMADGKIIEQGPPAAFFDNPQHPKTQQFLGQILSNH; encoded by the coding sequence ATGACGACCCCTTCGCAAGCACCCATCATTCGCCTCCAAGGCGTCGAGAAATGGTATGGCAACTTCCAGGTGCTGACCGATATCAACCTCGACGTGCGTGCCGGCGAGCGTATCGTCATCTGCGGGCCTTCGGGCTCGGGCAAGTCGACGATGATCCGCTGCATCAACCGGCTCGAAGCCATCCAAAAGGGCCAGATCACCGTGGACGGCACGGACCTGACGGGTGACAGCAAGGCGATCGACACCATCCGCAAGGAAGTGGGCATGGTGTTCCAGCAGTTCAACCTGTTCCCGCACCTGACGATTGTCGAGAACTGCATGCTGGCGCCAATGCGCTCGCGCGGCCTGAGCAAGGCCGAGGCGCAGGAGCGCGCGATGCACTACCTGACGCGGGTGCGCATTCCGGACCAGGCGGACAAGTACCCCAGCCAGCTGTCGGGCGGCCAGCAGCAGCGCGTAGCGATTGCCCGCGCGCTGTGCATGGCCCCCAAGATCATGCTGTTTGACGAGCCCACCTCGGCGCTTGACCCCGAGATGGTCAAGGAAGTGCTGGACACCATGATCGGCCTGGCTGAAGACGGCATGACCATGCTCTGCGTGACCCATGAAATGGGCTTTGCCCGCAGCGTGGCCGACCGCGTGATCTTCATGGCCGACGGCAAGATCATCGAGCAAGGCCCACCGGCCGCGTTCTTTGACAACCCGCAGCACCCCAAGACCCAGCAGTTCCTGGGCCAGATTCTCAGCAACCATTGA